The proteins below are encoded in one region of Brassica napus cultivar Da-Ae chromosome A6, Da-Ae, whole genome shotgun sequence:
- the LOC106446952 gene encoding uncharacterized protein At4g15970-like has translation MNSSSSSSSSSRRKFLDTGFAIGQKEIIRILILFLVLTASCLFLYKTAYPLQQLSFNNLTSLLASSSPETIKPDIALRKILENASNENNTVIITTLNQAWAEPKSIFDLFLESFRLGQGTQKLLKHVVVVCLDPKAFERCTQLHSNCYYLKTTNTDFSGDKAYNTPDYVNMMWRRIELLIQVLEMGFNFIFTDTDVMWLRDPFPRLYPDGDFQMACDKYFGNPTSFDNWANGGFVYVRSNNRSIEFYKFWYKSRQNYSWLHDQDVFNRIKNDPFISKIGVKIRFFDTVYICGFCEPSKDINLVCTMHGNCCLGLEKKIHDLNLILDDWRKYMSLSKHVQNTTWSAPLRCLEK, from the exons atgaattcgtcttcctcctcttcatcttcttctcgcAGGAAGTTTCTGGATACAGGATTTGCGATCGgacaaaaagaaataataagaaTCTTGATTCTGTTTCTTGTTTTGACGGCTTCATGTCTGTTTTTATACAAAACAGCGTATCCTCTGCAACAACTTTCTTTCAACAATCTCACCTCTCTACTCGCTTCTTCATCTCCAGAAACG ATAAAACCAGATATCGCTTTAAGGAAGATTTTGGAGAATGCGTCGAATGAGAACAATACAGTGATTATAACGACACTAAATCAAGCTTGGGCAGAACCAAAATCCATATTTGATCTCTTCTTAGAGAGTTTTCGTCTTGGACAAGGAACACAAAAGCTTCTGAAACATGTGGTAGTGGTTTGTTTGGATCCCAAGGCGTTTGAACGATGCACACAACTTCATTCTAATTGCTATTACCTTAAAACCACGAACACTGATTTCTCTGGGGATAAAGCTTACAACACTCCTGATTATGTCAACATGATGTGGCGCAGAATCGAGCTGCTTATTCAAGTTCTCGAAATGGGTTTTAACTTCATATTCACG gacacTGATGTAATGTGGCTTAGAGATCCATTTCCCCGACTATATCCAGATGGAGACTTTCAAATGGCGTGTGATAAGTATTTTGGAAACCCTACCAGTTTTGACAACTGGGCCAACGGAGGTTTCGTATACGTGAGATCAAACAATCGAAGCATCGAGTTTTACAAATTCTGGTACAAATCTCGTCAGAATTATTCATGGTTGCATGATCAAGATGTGTTCAACAGGATCAAGAACGACCCTTTTATATCTAAGATCGGCGTCAAGATTAGATTCTTTGATACGGTCTACATTTGTGGGTTTTGTGAACCTAGCAAAGACATAAACTTGGTTTGCACAATGCATGGTAATTGTTGCCTTGGTCTGGAGAAGAAGATTCATGATCTGAATCTTATTCTTGATGATTGGAGAAAGTATATGTCGTTGTCAAAGCATGTGCAGAACACGACTTGGAGTGCTCCTTTGAGGTGCCTggagaaataa
- the LOC106386864 gene encoding probable polygalacturonase At3g15720 isoform X1 — protein sequence MKSSYHPHIMEIIVRVVFVVTAVNFGFLNGQVYDVLKFGAKGDGTTDDSEAFVEAWKAMCSSGGSNKTLLIPSDNTFLLQPLVFQGPCNSPSVQVQLEGKIVAPINKAAWSDFKSYEWVSFNKIIGLTVLGSGTINGRGSSFWEANMPASKRPTQLYFEGCNNLEINGIASLDSPRNHISIHNCTQVKITQIKLIAPGDSPNTDGIDISTSTDVEIYDTIVGTGDDCVALNSGSININITRMQCGPGHGISVGSLGKDGEESIVENVQVTNCTFNETNNGARIKTWPNGKGYARNIVFMDITLTETKNPIIIDQQYIDKGRIDVEESSAVAISNVTFTDFHGTSGQDEIIKIDCSEVTYCKDIVLDRINITTVDGNKPIVECSNAYGNSTNAYDGCLKTQ from the exons atgAAATCATCTTATCATCCTCACATAATG GAAATCATAGTACGTGTTGTGTTCGTGGTGACGGCAgtcaattttggatttttaaatgGCCAAGTCTATGATGTTCTTAAATTTGGTGCTAAGGGAGATGGTACTACCGATGATTCAGAG GCGTTTGTAGAAGCATGGAAAGCTATGTGCAGTAGTGGTGGGAGTAATAAAACCCTCCTTATTCCTTCAGATAATACATTTTTACTACAACCTCTAGTGTTTCAAGGTCCTTGTAACTCTCCATCTGTACAAGTTCAG TTGGAAGGAAAGATTGTCGCCCCTATTAACAAAGCAGCATGGTCAGACTTTAAGTCATACGAATGGgtcagttttaataaaatcatcGGTCTAACGGTCCTTGGTTCAGGAACAATCAATGGACGTGGTTCATCTTTCTGGGag GCCAATATGCCAGCTTCTAAACGCCCTACT CAATTGTATTTTGAAGGATGCAATAATCTTGAAATAAATGGAATAGCCTCACTCGATAGCCCGAGAAACCATATCTCAATCCACAATTGCACACAAGTGAAAATTACGCAAATAAAACTTATTGCGCCTGGTGATAGTCCTAACACCGATGGAATTGATATTTCAACATCAACTGATGTAGAAATATATGACACTATCGTTGGAACTG GAGATGATTGTGTAGCTTTAAACAGTGGAAGTATAAATATCAACATCACAAGGATGCAATGTGGTCCTGGACATGGAATAAG TGTGGGAAGCTTAGGAAAAGATGGAGAAGAATCTATAGTTGAGAACGTCCAAGTGACCAACTGCACTTTCAATGAGACGAACAATGGAGCGAGAATTAAGACATGGCCG aaTGGAAAAGGATATGCAAGGAATATAGTTTTCATGGATATCACGCTCACTGAAACCAAAAATCCAATTATAATCGATCAACAGTATATAGACAAGGGACGTATTGACGTAGag GAATCATCAGCAGTGGCGATTAGCAACGTGACATTCACGGATTTTCATGGAACGTCAGGACAAGATGAGATTATAAAGATAGATTGCAGCGAAGTCACATATTGTAAAGATATTGTTCTAGATAGAATTAATATTACTACGGTGGATGGAAATAAGCCAATAGTTGAATGCAGTAACGCATATGGAAATTCGACCAATGCTTATGATGGTTGCTTGAAGACACAATAG
- the LOC106386361 gene encoding copper-transporting ATPase RAN1-like isoform X1: protein MAPSRRDLQLTPLSGDTAAEIGAMEEVRLLDSYDDDDNDDSLSKIEEGSGGSGLRKIQVGITGMTCAACSNSVEGALMSVNGVFKASVALLQNRADVLFDPNLVKEEDIKEAIEDAGFEAEILAEPVTSGTKTQATLVGQFTIGGMTCAACVNSVEGILRDLPGVKRAVVALATSLGEVEYDPNVISKDDIVTAIEDAGFEGSLVQSNQQDKLLLRVDGVLNELDAQVLEGILTRLNGVRQFRLDRITGELEVVFDPEVVSSRSLVDGIEGEGYGKFKLRVMSPYERLTSKDTGEASNMFRRFISSLSLSIPLFFIQVICPHIALFDTVLVWRCGPFMVGDWLKWALVSVIQFVIGKRFYVAAWRALRNGSTNMDVLVALGTSASYFYSVGALLYGAVTGFWSPTYFDASAMLITFVLLGKYLESLAKGKTSDAMKKLVQLTPATAILIEGKGSLSLNFSLTTSTIQPFFEAQFFRFVGEREIDALLIHPGDSLKVLPGGKIPADGVVVWGSSYVNESMVTGESVPVSKEVDSPVIGGTINMHGVLHIKATKVGSDAVLSQIISLVETAQMSKAPIQKFADYVASIFVPVVITLALFTLVGWSIGGAVGAYPDEWLPQNGTHFVFSLMFSISVVVIACPCALGLATPTAVMVATGVGATNGVLIKGGDALEKAHKVKYVIFDKTGTLTQGKATVTTAKVFSEMDRGEFLTLVASAEASSEHPLAKAIVEYARHFHFFDESAEDGDTSNKVSQNAGWLLDTSDFSALPGKGIQCLVDNKLILVGNRKLMSENSITIPDHVEKFVEELEESAKTGVIVAYSGQLVGVMGVADPLKREAAVVVEGLLRMGVRPIMVTGDNWRTARAVAKEVGIEDVRAEVMPAGKAEVIRSLQKDGSTVAMVGDGINDSPALAAADVGMAIGAGTDVAIEAADYVLMRNNLEDVITAIDLSRKTLTRIRLNYVFAMAYNVVSIPIAAGVFFPVLRVQLPPWAAGACMALSSVSVVCSSLLLRRYKKPRLTTILEITKE from the exons ATGGCGCCGAGTAGACGGGATTTACAGCTTACTCCCCTCTCCGGAGACACTGCTGCGGAGATCGGTGCCATGGAGGAAGTTCGTCTCCTCGATTCCTATGACGACGACGACAACGACGATTCTCTGAGTAAGATCGAGGAAGGAAGCGGCGGTTCCGGTTTACGGAAGATTCAAGTGGGAATAACCGGTATGACTTGCGCCGCTTGTTCTAATTCCGTCGAAGGTGCTTTGATGAGCGTTAACGGCGTCTTCAAAGCCTCCGTCGCTTTATTACAGAACAGAGCCGATGTCCTCTTCGACCCTAACTTAGTcaag GAAGAGGACATTAAAGAGGCTATAGAGGACGCTGGATTTGAAGCCGAGATTTTGGCTGAGCCTGTTACTTCTGGGACCAAGACGCAAGCTACTTTGGTGGGTCAGTTCACTATTGGAGGCATGACTTGTGCTGCTTGTGTTAACTCTGTTGAAGGTATTCTAAGAGATCTCCCTGGAGTGAAACGAGCTGTTGTGGCTTTAGCTACTTCGTTGGGAGAAGTTGAGTATGATCCTAACGTGATCAGTAAAGATGATATTGTGACTGCGATTGAAGATGCTGGCTTTGAGGGTTCTCTTGTGCAGAGTAATCAGCAGGATAAGCTCCTTTTGAGGGTTGATGGTGTGTTGAACGAGCTTGATGCTCAGGTTCTTGAAGGTATACTTACTAGATTGAATGGGGTTAGGCAGTTTCGTCTTGACAGGATAACGGGGGAGCTTGAGGTTGTGTTTGATCCTGAGGTTGTGAGTTCGAGATCTTTGGTTGATGGGATTGAAGGAGAAGGGTATGGGAAGTTCAAGTTGCGTGTCATGAGTCCTTACGAGAGGCTGACTTCTAAAGATACTGGAGAGGCCTCAAACATGTTTCGTCGTTTTATCTCAAGTCTTTCTCTCAGT ATTCCACTCTTCTTCATTCAAGTGATCTGCCCCCACATTGCTCTTTTTGACACCGTGCTGGTATGGAGATGTGGACCCTTCATGGTTGGTGATTGGTTGAAGTGGGCCTTGGTAAGTGTGATTCAGTTTGTTATTGGCAAGCGTTTCTATGTTGCTGCATGGAGAGCTCTTCGAAATGGTTCAACTAACATGGATGTGCTGGTCGCTCTGGGCACGTCTGCGTCTTACTTCTACTCTGTTGGGGCTCTTTTATATGGGGCAGTCACTGGGTTTTGGTCACCAACTTACTTTGATGCAAGTGCTATGTTGATAACATTTGTCTTGCTGGGTAAATATTTGGAATCTCTTGCAAAGGGGAAAACCTCAGATGCTATGAAGAAACTAGTACAACTTACTCCAGCAACAGCGATTCTAATCGAAGGCAAAGGTAGTTTATCATTGAATTTCTCCTTAACAACATCAACTATTCAGCCTTTTTTTGAGGCTCAGTTCTTTCGTTTTGTAGGAGAAAGAGAGATAGATGCATTACTGATCCATCCTGGTGATTCATTAaaagttctacctggtgggaaGATCCCTGCAGATGGTGTTGTGGTGTGGGGTTCAAGTTACGTCAACGAAAGTATGGTGACTGGTGAATCTGTTCCTGTATCTAAAGAGGTTGATTCACCAGTGATCGGTGGTACCATCAATATGCATGGTGTTCTTCACATCAAAGCTACAAAAGTGGGATCTGATGCAGTTCTGAGCCAGATTATTAGTTTGGTGGAGACAGCCCAAATGTCCAAAGCTCCTATCCAGAAATTTGCAGACTAT GTTGCGAGTATATTTGTTCCGGTGGTGATCACTTTGGCATTGTTCACTTTAGTAGGCTG GTCAATTGGTGGAGCTGTTGGAGCTTACCCAGACGAATGGCTACCCCAAAACGGAACTCACTTTGTTTTCTCGCTTATGTTCTCAATATCCGTTGTGGTAATTGCTTGCCCTTGTGCACTCGGCTTGGCAACACCGACCGCTGTCATGGTGGCAACAGGAGTTGGAGCAACCAATGGTGTATTGATCAAAGGAGGTGATGCATTGGAGAAAGCTCACAAAGTGAAATATGTAATTTTCGACAAGACAGGCACCTTAACGCAAGGGAAAGCTACCGTGACAACCGCTAAAGTCTTCTCGGAGATGGACCGTGGAGAGTTCCTCACACTTGTTGCTTCCGCTGAG GCTAGTAGTGAACACCCGTTGGCAAAAGCTATAGTTGAGTACGCTCGTCATTTCCACTTCTTTGATGAATCTGCCGAGGACGGCGACACAAGTAACAAAGTCTCTCAAAACGCTGGATGGTTACTGGACACATCAGACTTCTCTGCCCTTCCTGGGAAAGGCATTCAGTGCTTAGTAGACAACAAGCTGATTCTG GTGGGAAACCGTAAACTTATGTCAGAAAACTCCATAACCATCCCAGACCACGTCGAGAAGTTTGTTGAGGAGCTTGAAGAAAGCGCAAAGACAGGAGTCATTGTAGCCTATAGCGGCCAATTAGTAGGggtgatgggagtagctgatccGCTAAAGCGAGAAGCTGCTGTAGTCGTGGAAGGTCTCCTTAGAATGGGGGTTCGACCCATTATGGTTACAGGTGATAACTGGAGAACAGCAAGAGCAGTCGCCAAAGAG GTTGGTATCGAAGACGTGAGAGCGGAAGTAATGCCAGCAGGAAAAGCTGAAGTGATCCGTTCACTGCAAAAAGACGGAAGCACGGTGGCGATGGTTGGAGATGGAATCAATGACTCGCCGGCTCTAGCCGCTGCAGACGTGGGAATGGCCATTGGTGCAGGGACCGATGTAGCAATAGAAGCAGCTGATTACGTTCTGATGAGAAACAACTTAGAAGATGTTATTACAGCCATCGATCTCTCTCGCAAAACCTTAACACGAATCAGGTTGAACTACGTTTTCGCCATGGCTTACAACGTGGTGTCGATACCGATAGCAGCAGGAGTGTTCTTCCCGGTCCTGAGGGTGCAACTGCCGCCGTGGGCCGCAGGAGCGTGCATGGCACTCTCTTCGGTGAGTGTTGTTTGCTCGTCTTTGCTTCTTAGAAGATACAAGAAGCCGAGACTTACCACTATTTTGGAGATCACCAAGGAGTaa
- the LOC106386361 gene encoding copper-transporting ATPase RAN1-like (The RefSeq protein has 3 substitutions compared to this genomic sequence), with protein sequence MAPSRRDLQLTPLSGDTAAEIGAMEEVRLLDSYDDDDNDDSLSKIEEGSGGSGLRKIQVGITGMTCAACSNSVEGALISVNGVFKASVALLQNRADVLFDPNLVKEEDIKEAIEDAGFEAEILAEPVTSGTKTQATLVGQFTIGGMTCAACVNSVEGILRDLPGVKRAVVALATSLGEVEYDPNVISKDDIVTAIEDAGFESSLVQSNQQDKLLLRVDGVLNELDAQVLEGILTRLNGVRQFRLDRITGELEVVFDPEVVSSRSLVDGIEGEGYGKFKLRVMSPYERLTSKDTGEASNMFRRFISSLSLSIPLFFIQVICPHIALFDTVLVWRCGPFMVGGWLKWALVSVIQFVIGKRFYVAAWRALRNGSTNMDVLVALGTSASYFYSVGALLYGAVTGFWSPTYFDASAMLITFVLLGKYLESLAKGKTSDAMKKLVQLTPATAILIEGKGEREIDALLIHPGDSLKVLPGGKIPADGVVVWGSSYVNESMVTGESVPVSKEVDSPVIGGTINMHGVLHIKATKVGSDAVLSQIISLVETAQMSKAPIQKFADYVASIFVPVVITLALFTLVGWSIGGAVGAYPDEWLPQNGTHFVFSLMFSISVVVIACPCALGLATPTAVMVATGVGATNGVLIKGGDALEKAHKVKYVIFDKTGTLTQGKATVTTAKVFSEMDRGEFLTLVASAEASSEHPLAKAIVEYARHFHFFDESAEDGDTSNKVSQNAGWLLDTSDFSALPGKGIQCLVDNKLILVGNRKLMSENSITIPDHVEKFVEELEESAKTGVIVAYSGQLVGVMGVADPLKREAAVVVEGLLRMGVRPIMVTGDNWRTARAVAKEVGIEDVRAEVMPAGKAEVIRSLQKDGSTVAMVGDGINDSPALAAADVGMAIGAGTDVAIEAADYVLMRNNLEDVITAIDLSRKTLTRIRLNYVFAMAYNVVSIPIAAGVFFPVLRVQLPPWAAGACMALSSVSVVCSSLLLRRYKKPRLTTILEITKE encoded by the exons ATGGCGCCGAGTAGACGGGATTTACAGCTTACTCCCCTCTCCGGAGACACTGCTGCGGAGATCGGTGCCATGGAGGAAGTTCGTCTCCTCGATTCCTATGACGACGACGACAACGACGATTCTCTGAGTAAGATCGAGGAAGGAAGCGGCGGTTCCGGTTTACGGAAGATTCAAGTGGGAATAACCGGTATGACTTGCGCCGCTTGTTCTAATTCCGTCGAAGGTGCTTTGATGAGCGTTAACGGCGTCTTCAAAGCCTCCGTCGCTTTATTACAGAACAGAGCCGATGTCCTCTTCGACCCTAACTTAGTcaag GAAGAGGACATTAAAGAGGCTATAGAGGACGCTGGATTTGAAGCCGAGATTTTGGCTGAGCCTGTTACTTCTGGGACCAAGACGCAAGCTACTTTGGTGGGTCAGTTCACTATTGGAGGCATGACTTGTGCTGCTTGTGTTAACTCTGTTGAAGGTATTCTAAGAGATCTCCCTGGAGTGAAACGAGCTGTTGTGGCTTTAGCTACTTCGTTGGGAGAAGTTGAGTATGATCCTAACGTGATCAGTAAAGATGATATTGTGACTGCGATTGAAGATGCTGGCTTTGAGGGTTCTCTTGTGCAGAGTAATCAGCAGGATAAGCTCCTTTTGAGGGTTGATGGTGTGTTGAACGAGCTTGATGCTCAGGTTCTTGAAGGTATACTTACTAGATTGAATGGGGTTAGGCAGTTTCGTCTTGACAGGATAACGGGGGAGCTTGAGGTTGTGTTTGATCCTGAGGTTGTGAGTTCGAGATCTTTGGTTGATGGGATTGAAGGAGAAGGGTATGGGAAGTTCAAGTTGCGTGTCATGAGTCCTTACGAGAGGCTGACTTCTAAAGATACTGGAGAGGCCTCAAACATGTTTCGTCGTTTTATCTCAAGTCTTTCTCTCAGT ATTCCACTCTTCTTCATTCAAGTGATCTGCCCCCACATTGCTCTTTTTGACACCGTGCTGGTATGGAGATGTGGACCCTTCATGGTTGGTGATTGGTTGAAGTGGGCCTTGGTAAGTGTGATTCAGTTTGTTATTGGCAAGCGTTTCTATGTTGCTGCATGGAGAGCTCTTCGAAATGGTTCAACTAACATGGATGTGCTGGTCGCTCTGGGCACGTCTGCGTCTTACTTCTACTCTGTTGGGGCTCTTTTATATGGGGCAGTCACTGGGTTTTGGTCACCAACTTACTTTGATGCAAGTGCTATGTTGATAACATTTGTCTTGCTGGGTAAATATTTGGAATCTCTTGCAAAGGGGAAAACCTCAGATGCTATGAAGAAACTAGTACAACTTACTCCAGCAACAGCGATTCTAATCGAAGGCAAAG GAGAAAGAGAGATAGATGCATTACTGATCCATCCTGGTGATTCATTAaaagttctacctggtgggaaGATCCCTGCAGATGGTGTTGTGGTGTGGGGTTCAAGTTACGTCAACGAAAGTATGGTGACTGGTGAATCTGTTCCTGTATCTAAAGAGGTTGATTCACCAGTGATCGGTGGTACCATCAATATGCATGGTGTTCTTCACATCAAAGCTACAAAAGTGGGATCTGATGCAGTTCTGAGCCAGATTATTAGTTTGGTGGAGACAGCCCAAATGTCCAAAGCTCCTATCCAGAAATTTGCAGACTAT GTTGCGAGTATATTTGTTCCGGTGGTGATCACTTTGGCATTGTTCACTTTAGTAGGCTG GTCAATTGGTGGAGCTGTTGGAGCTTACCCAGACGAATGGCTACCCCAAAACGGAACTCACTTTGTTTTCTCGCTTATGTTCTCAATATCCGTTGTGGTAATTGCTTGCCCTTGTGCACTCGGCTTGGCAACACCGACCGCTGTCATGGTGGCAACAGGAGTTGGAGCAACCAATGGTGTATTGATCAAAGGAGGTGATGCATTGGAGAAAGCTCACAAAGTGAAATATGTAATTTTCGACAAGACAGGCACCTTAACGCAAGGGAAAGCTACCGTGACAACCGCTAAAGTCTTCTCGGAGATGGACCGTGGAGAGTTCCTCACACTTGTTGCTTCCGCTGAG GCTAGTAGTGAACACCCGTTGGCAAAAGCTATAGTTGAGTACGCTCGTCATTTCCACTTCTTTGATGAATCTGCCGAGGACGGCGACACAAGTAACAAAGTCTCTCAAAACGCTGGATGGTTACTGGACACATCAGACTTCTCTGCCCTTCCTGGGAAAGGCATTCAGTGCTTAGTAGACAACAAGCTGATTCTG GTGGGAAACCGTAAACTTATGTCAGAAAACTCCATAACCATCCCAGACCACGTCGAGAAGTTTGTTGAGGAGCTTGAAGAAAGCGCAAAGACAGGAGTCATTGTAGCCTATAGCGGCCAATTAGTAGGggtgatgggagtagctgatccGCTAAAGCGAGAAGCTGCTGTAGTCGTGGAAGGTCTCCTTAGAATGGGGGTTCGACCCATTATGGTTACAGGTGATAACTGGAGAACAGCAAGAGCAGTCGCCAAAGAG GTTGGTATCGAAGACGTGAGAGCGGAAGTAATGCCAGCAGGAAAAGCTGAAGTGATCCGTTCACTGCAAAAAGACGGAAGCACGGTGGCGATGGTTGGAGATGGAATCAATGACTCGCCGGCTCTAGCCGCTGCAGACGTGGGAATGGCCATTGGTGCAGGGACCGATGTAGCAATAGAAGCAGCTGATTACGTTCTGATGAGAAACAACTTAGAAGATGTTATTACAGCCATCGATCTCTCTCGCAAAACCTTAACACGAATCAGGTTGAACTACGTTTTCGCCATGGCTTACAACGTGGTGTCGATACCGATAGCAGCAGGAGTGTTCTTCCCGGTCCTGAGGGTGCAACTGCCGCCGTGGGCCGCAGGAGCGTGCATGGCACTCTCTTCGGTGAGTGTTGTTTGCTCGTCTTTGCTTCTTAGAAGATACAAGAAGCCGAGACTTACCACTATTTTGGAGATCACCAAGGAGTaa
- the LOC106386864 gene encoding probable polygalacturonase At3g15720 isoform X2, whose amino-acid sequence MCSSGGSNKTLLIPSDNTFLLQPLVFQGPCNSPSVQVQLEGKIVAPINKAAWSDFKSYEWVSFNKIIGLTVLGSGTINGRGSSFWEQLYFEGCNNLEINGIASLDSPRNHISIHNCTQVKITQIKLIAPGDSPNTDGIDISTSTDVEIYDTIVGTGDDCVALNSGSININITRMQCGPGHGISVGSLGKDGEESIVENVQVTNCTFNETNNGARIKTWPNGKGYARNIVFMDITLTETKNPIIIDQQYIDKGRIDVEESSAVAISNVTFTDFHGTSGQDEIIKIDCSEVTYCKDIVLDRINITTVDGNKPIVECSNAYGNSTNAYDGCLKTQ is encoded by the exons ATGTGCAGTAGTGGTGGGAGTAATAAAACCCTCCTTATTCCTTCAGATAATACATTTTTACTACAACCTCTAGTGTTTCAAGGTCCTTGTAACTCTCCATCTGTACAAGTTCAG TTGGAAGGAAAGATTGTCGCCCCTATTAACAAAGCAGCATGGTCAGACTTTAAGTCATACGAATGGgtcagttttaataaaatcatcGGTCTAACGGTCCTTGGTTCAGGAACAATCAATGGACGTGGTTCATCTTTCTGGGag CAATTGTATTTTGAAGGATGCAATAATCTTGAAATAAATGGAATAGCCTCACTCGATAGCCCGAGAAACCATATCTCAATCCACAATTGCACACAAGTGAAAATTACGCAAATAAAACTTATTGCGCCTGGTGATAGTCCTAACACCGATGGAATTGATATTTCAACATCAACTGATGTAGAAATATATGACACTATCGTTGGAACTG GAGATGATTGTGTAGCTTTAAACAGTGGAAGTATAAATATCAACATCACAAGGATGCAATGTGGTCCTGGACATGGAATAAG TGTGGGAAGCTTAGGAAAAGATGGAGAAGAATCTATAGTTGAGAACGTCCAAGTGACCAACTGCACTTTCAATGAGACGAACAATGGAGCGAGAATTAAGACATGGCCG aaTGGAAAAGGATATGCAAGGAATATAGTTTTCATGGATATCACGCTCACTGAAACCAAAAATCCAATTATAATCGATCAACAGTATATAGACAAGGGACGTATTGACGTAGag GAATCATCAGCAGTGGCGATTAGCAACGTGACATTCACGGATTTTCATGGAACGTCAGGACAAGATGAGATTATAAAGATAGATTGCAGCGAAGTCACATATTGTAAAGATATTGTTCTAGATAGAATTAATATTACTACGGTGGATGGAAATAAGCCAATAGTTGAATGCAGTAACGCATATGGAAATTCGACCAATGCTTATGATGGTTGCTTGAAGACACAATAG